GATACACGTAACGAAAAAATGCAGCGTTGTATCGATAGCACATTGAGATTTCAGCTTCTCTCACGTTTTCCTCGTTTCCTGTAGGTCGCGTGGGTCGGGGCATGTTTCACGATTTACAGACTAAAGGACACAAATTCCCGGACAATAATTCTCGAACTGAGATATCGGCGGGATCGTAAAGGACGACAAACTATTGTCTTAAGGACAAAATGTAGCCAATAAGTGGTCGTGCTACGGAAATAGGCGAAACGCGTGTAACGGTCCTTTCTTGAGGGAaaaaaaatttccataaactCCGCCGATCCTTTCGTGTGATCTCCTAGTCCCTTCCTCGTCGTTGGAGTCTGTTCTCTCTTGTCCCCTCTTACTTTCACGCATAGTTGAGATCCCTAACTGATTTTAGTGGTTTCCCTTTGACTTTTTGACGTCTTACAAGGGCCGACAGCCATTCAAATACTTCTGTAACCGCGCGCGGGGACTGTCGCCGCCATAACTAACCTAGGATAACTCTCTGGGAACTttgcctctctttctctccgccGAATATTCGCCATTGCTCTCTCAACTACCGCTCCTTTTCTGCATCAACTTTTGTTCAGGGTTAAAACGGCTCGTTTTGTGGTTAGGAAAACTGTTAGGGTACCATGAATTATTGGAATTTGATTGTGCTCAAGTTCTCCAGCAACGAAGGTTGGACAACTTTGGCAACGTTGATAGGATCAAACATAATCGTAGTGCTAATTAGGTATCGTTATATTGTACTTAAAGTTGTGAATAACTTCAACATTACACATGATACTTTTATGTTAAATTATGATTTAAACGTTTCTGTAGGTATGTTTATATCTTTTGTTAATGTCAATGTACGAAACATGTATCTTGCAATATGATTTCTGGAAGTTTTTAAgtatatttcattcttttacgTACAAACGATATCGAAAATTATGATATTGATAACCGAGCTTCTAAAAATCagattaattgaaaacttTTCGTCAATCATAGCTACAACAATGATCTCCAAGGAATGTTATTTAACGAAACTTCTCATTACCGAGAATCTTAATACGTTCCTCCTAACTGGAGGAACCGCCTCAACTTATTGGCAGAAGAGCAAGCGCAATAATTCGAAACGGCTCGATCTTCAAAAGCGGAACTTCGACGATCCACCGAACTACGGTGGAACTTTTCTAGGTCAAACCCCTTCGCGTTCACATAACCCACTTCCGTCCAGAGGTTTTCCAACCACTTATCCGCCCTAACACGACGGTTCTTTCAACACAGAGAGGAGAGGATAGACGGAACGAAACGAAGGAGACTGAAAAGCTGAAACGGGCAAAGTGTGTCCGTGAGATTCAGAGAAACGCGAGTTCGCCTCGCAACTGTGGAGTTTGCATTCTGGCACGTATAGCAGTTTTCAAGATGGGTATTTGATAGGATGTGGACACGTAGGCTATGTATACGCGGTGACTCGGTAGATTAGGATGATATAATTACAACATTAACATAAGTCACCGGACAGGCACGGCCGCGGAATAGTAATCGTGTCGAACACGTGTGCGCGTCATCGCTGTTTCGTTTTACTGCACTTCGTTTCTAGGGACAGTGCCGCCTCGACGGGTTcacgtgcgttttcgtcggcTGGATATCCTTCTCTTAAATACCGAGATATTTATCGCGACGATTCGCGCAGTCGGCCACGGTCAACTTGTCTTTCGAATTTAATCGTTCGACCATAATCACCTACTAtgcataattattaattaactggGCTTAACTACTTAACTTGATATCAAAGTTATAGGGAACCTTTAACAACGATTACTCGGATTAATAACTTCAGCAAATGGGAGCAAAGATTGATTGGTCTTTTTCAAATTGTtcaaattaatcgaaatactGCTATAAAATTTGGAAGATATATCAGAGAGgttttgattattatttttgtattgttTAGTTACTCCAAATATACTTGTGTACACATTACATTTGGAATTCGTACatagaaaattgtaatagtTTAGTTTCGTTTAGCATATTGGGAGAATCAATCGGTGTATAAAGAAACTTTGTCGTTTTACGAGAAGCGCAgtcatcttttttttattttctttcttgtgATCGATATCTTTGTTACGTTACGTTTCTTCAAGTCCTTCGGAAGGATATTTGTGGACCTGAAAATAACGACGCAGGTGGTCGAATGGTTAGAATTATATTAACGCAACAAACATTTCAAACAAGTTCTAAAGGGAATGAGTATGATATTCCGGCCTTAAACTTGATCCGTAAACGCGATACGTAGCTCGAGCAACAAAGTTGATACAAATTCTTTCATTCGATGTACGTGGGACGAAAAATTTCCGCGATTCACCGGCTCGTGGCCCGTTGCAAGCGCGGTCGAGCCTGTCGCGTAACAATTTCCAAATTGCCGTAAAATCCGCGATCCAAACGTTCCAGTGGAGCACAAAGAAAAATCCGTTCCGCAGCAACAAGCAACGAGCCAGAGAAAACagagacgaaagaaaaaggtgGAAGCGAGGAAGATAGAACGGATGGGAAAAAAAGAgcgagagggagagaggaaGGAACACCATGAAATCAGGAACCTGACTGGGCATACAGCGTTCGGAAAGTTGGTGAACTGATGAAGCAGTCAGGCGATCATAAAAGGTAGGCAAGTTGAGCGTTGCCtgatgaagaaataaaagtgtaTACCTCCGTCTGGCCCCGCTTCCCTCTGTCCGCGGTCCAACCGGTCGGAAGGTACAGAAAGCACCGAGATAGGGTTGCGGAGGCAGGCAGATTTcgctccctctctctttttctctccctttctggGTTTATCCGAGTCACCGATCGCGTAGATTCCGAGAAGCAGCCGAAACAATATCATAACTCGTCGGCCCCGGGAGCCCATGGCCGTAAATAGAAATGCCTGATACCGCGAGAGAGAAGAGACTCGCTGGCTGCCCCGGCTGCTTCGTATTCCACCCGCGCAAACGGGGCTCCATGATAATTATGATGCGTCTTGGAGTCCCGCGCGATCGGTTTTTGATGTGGCTGAGCCGCCGAAACGGTCCCCGGTACCGGTTCGCCTTCATTCGTGATAGAAATTTCTGATCGATCTTCGCTAGTTCCACATTTTTTCGGCGGCTTCGCTTGAAATAGTATGGTTGGTGTTTCTTCGTATGATAAATTATTCTCTGAGGATAATGCCCTCCGATCGTTATCGATACGCGGAGGAGAAACTAAATGGTTTCGTGGAAGTACGCTGGCAAGATTTAACGATCGGGAATATTAGAAATcgctgtaaaatatttattaccttattattttttatattaagttACACGTAGGGTTAATTAGTTTCTAAGAAATACATCGTCGTTTATTTGGAAGAATACTGAAACTAGGAAAGTCAATTTTTTAGCAACTAGATACGTACCTGATAAGATGGAAACATGACGAATGTAATTTCAATCGTGATACAGTTTGATGTAGTAAGAGCAGTCGTGCAGGGATGGAGTTATTCAAAGGAAACTGGATCGTTTTGGCGATGCTTTCATAGATTCTGGTCCCTTTGACGATTTTATCCATTCTCTACGGTCCGAATCTTTCAACATTCGCCACGGACAGCTCCGGTTGGCTAGCTTCGGCTTTCAGGACGAAGAATAGACACTAGAACCACGGGTTGCGCTCGCTTAATCCGCGAATCGAAGCTTTCATGCATAATTCATGGCCGCGCCTTCGCATCCCCGCTTCTCCACGCGGCGTCTTTTGAATCGGAAACTTTTGGAATTCCCTTCCCGACGGGAAATTTATCGCGCTTACGGCATTTACGTCGCCGAGAAAACTCCGCGTTTTACACCTCCGTGCTGCCCCCAAGAAGAAGAACGATGCAACGTTGTATGAgatctatttttctttctttttcctttcctctttcttcttaaTATGTTGCTAGCAAAGCATTTTTGGCGCAAAGGGAAAACATTGTTTCGTTCAGCTGAAAAATAGAAACTATTTGGATAGAGTTGCTTCAGAGGTCGAGGCGTTTCACgggtttctattttttattttttattgcttgTCAAAATGCGATGCACTCGACTTAAAGATACTTAAACttcatttgaataatattacgaCAATTAATGAAACATAAACTTAGCATTGTGTGCAACTGACTAATCGTGTATTCTTACGTTTATTTGTTACAGCACCTTTGATGAACACCTTCTGGATTCTGACCAGTGAATGTGCAGTACGAGTAAGTAacttgtatgtatatttcataCGTATACTTGAAGCTAACCCTCAAAATCTGTCAAAAAGATGCGATTTAACCACCGTCCTGAAACTCAAAAGTAGAAAACAAATCATTTTCCATGTTTAAAAACGCTTTATTTAGCGTATCAATCGCTCCATATAACCTTCCATTCTTGCCACAATGCTCATCATAAGAAACGCAGGTATCGAACTCTAACAGCTCCAATAAAACCATCCTaatatatttccttttctttctttctcttttttgtcTAAACGgccataaattttcaaataacacAAAGCAACCCCAGTGAGGGTGGTAGGAAGGAAAAAAGGTCGTGATTAATATTTGAGAATTTATTGGATGACGGTGTTGGATGTGCACACCGCGTTAATCGTGGAAATCGTCCCGAATGGACCGAGGACCGCGACTGATTCGCTGATACAATTTAGGCATGCGGGTGTGAGGCCTTCCTCCCCTTGACTCGGTGTCAATTTCAATTGTCCGTTGAAGAGATTGATACGGGCGATTTTGGTTGGCTGATAGCAGTGTCATTCAACGACAGGAGCACGTCTCCCATAAATGCAGAAAACGTCGTTTCTGTTCCGGAGGACTCGAGAGAAGTTTATGGGCACGTTTTTGGTGGCCGCTTTCGGGGAACGATGATTTGGGTAATTCTCGTTGGACGGAAGATTTCGGGGCCCGATTAAGCGGAACGACTGATGAAGAGACTTGGAAATCCAGCTCTCCGGCTGAAAGGTACTGCGTACTTAATAAAGATGATGACAGTCGCGAGAGTCTTTGTGAGAGCTACTCGAAAGGCCTACTAGGCTCTTCTTTTTCGTGGAACCAACTTGTACGCTTGGAACAGCTCTGGTAAATAAAACCAGCGATAATCTGGCCAATTATCTGATCTAAATCTGGCGAggaagtaatttttattagacaTTCTCCCTTAATAATAAGCAGTTGGCTCTTGTACGTGCCTGTGTCTATGTTTTTTATCAACTAAACTAATCTACGAGCGTGTAATAGAGCTGGATTCAGGATCGATCGGGAAACGAATCGGTGAAACGAGTCGATACTAAGTTCATTAGAAAGTTTTCAGGGTAAAAGAAGTGTAAGAAACTGTAAGTGTTTGTCAAGCCACCATTCC
This genomic window from Bombus fervidus isolate BK054 chromosome 5, iyBomFerv1, whole genome shotgun sequence contains:
- the LOC139987739 gene encoding uncharacterized protein isoform X1, with the protein product MRIAPLMNTFWILTSECAVREHVSHKCRKRRFCSGGLERSLWARFWWPLSGNDDLGNSRWTEDFGARLSGTTDEETWKSSSPAERYCVLNKDDDSRESLCESYSKGLLGSSFSWNQLVRLEQLW
- the LOC139987739 gene encoding uncharacterized protein isoform X4, with protein sequence MRIAPLMNTFWILTSECAVRACGCEAFLPLTRCQFQLSVEEIDTGDFGWLIAVSFNDRSTSPINAENVVSVPEDSREVYGHVFGGRFRGTMIWVILVGRKISGPD
- the LOC139987739 gene encoding uncharacterized protein isoform X2, whose amino-acid sequence is MRIAPLMNTFWILTSECAVREHVSHKCRKRRFCSGGLERSLWARFWWPLSGNDDLGNSRWTEDFGARLSGTTDEETWKSSSPAERFGRLNPEDSKKREKSGPKVRITVQET
- the LOC139987739 gene encoding uncharacterized protein isoform X3 — translated: MRIAPLMNTFWILTSECAVREHVSHKCRKRRFCSGGLERSLWARFWWPLSGNDDLGNSRWTEDFGARLSGTTDEETWKSSSPAERILISSAAKRCPSSPVRSSRSVFCGT